The Muntiacus reevesi chromosome 5, mMunRee1.1, whole genome shotgun sequence genome segment TAAGTAGttgtatcttttatatatataaaaataggttTGAGTGTTAATTTTGTTGCTAGAAATCTTAGAGGTTTATTTTACTGTTCATAACTGTGTTTCTCAGTAAACAATTATAATACcagaaataatgataatatttacACTTGTTTTACCTGAAATTTATTTCACACTATGTCTTGCCATATGTCTAAAGTGATGTTTATAGTGAAGCTATGTTATTGTCCTGATTGTGACTTTAAAGCTGATGCTCCAAAGCATTAAGGCAGGGTTTCCACTGATGATGCCTGGAGGCTGAGTAGTGGTACCTGGagtcttggacttcaaggagcaCTTCAGCCCTGTGCATGCACTGCTTGAAGGCCATGTTCTCCTTCAAGCCATTGAACCCACTGAAGCCCAAACGCACCTGCAACTTGGCTCCCTGCTGTGCCTTCACACTGAGAACGGAGAACAGGTAGGTAGCCACCTGGAGAGGGCAGGCTGACATCGCAGCAAAACCTGCTGTTTCAAAGATGCTAAATCTGAAGCAGCAAGGCTTTTGTCTGAATTATGCTGTCAAGAGACTTCCATTGACTCAGGAAAGTCGCTGCTGTGAGAAGCAATCTAGATCTCACAGCCGACACTGTCCTGGCACTGAAGCTTGGTCTTCCAGGTTACACGACTGCACACACTTGAGAAAGACCCCATGTCAGCCTGCTACCTCTTGCGTGTGGGGCCGCGAACGCCCGGGTGGTGGGATCTGAGTACACACGGGTGCTGTTGCTGCTCAGCAAGGGATGTGGCTGCTGTTGCAGGAAGTCCACCCACTGTTGACCCTCGGTGGACAGGTAGTAGAGCACCCACAAGGGAACCCCACTCAGAAAGGCTCTGTGTATCTTCTTCCTGGTGCTCCAGGTAGGTGCTCCTGATGCCAGGCAGATAAGAGTAAGAagcagcaacagcagtgcatCTAGACTGTCACCACACTGTGCTCGAAGAGATCCTGCTTATCCTGCAGATCCAGCAAACCCGCCGACCTCTTCCACCCGTTTCCCAAGGAGCATGTATGCGCACTTGTCAACGTGGAGACTGTGACGCACTCCATGCAAGCCAGCTACCGAGAGAAGGCGCAGAAGCACACAGACTTGTCCTCTTGCGGCTGGAGAAGCTTAAGATGCTCGATTGCAGCCTGTCCTGTCCTCCTTCCAAATAATCCTGTGTGAGTACCCCAGCACGTGCAGGCTGGGCAGAGGGTACGGGCCGCTGGGCTGCAGGAGCTCTCCCAGGTCTGTTGGCTGCGCCGGCAATGCGACCCCCGCCTTCCCACCCTCCTAGCCACACAGCTCAGCTGCGTACCCTGCCGGGCCTGGCCTGTGTCTCTGCCAACAGCATGGACAGCGCTGAAGCCCAGTTCACCACAGCTTTGAGGCTCACCAGTGCCTGGGAGCTGTGGGCCTTCATCATCACCAACCTGGTGAGCGGGTATATAAAGGAGGGAAACAGACACCCAGAGGGAACTGAACAGTTCCCTGGAGAGGGTCAGTCCCGACCACAGCCTGGCTGCCAGCTCCTGCTACCTCTGAGTGTGTGGCTTTTCTACCTGTGTGtgctcttctccttcctccagaGCCGATACAAGGAGGTCAGACACGCTCTCCATTATGTTTATCTTTGTTTAAGCCTTTCTTTGCTTCTAGGGCATTTTGTATGTAGAGCAGATTAAATAAGAACCTTAACAGTTAACATCTGTCTTGATATGAAAGTGCTTGTGGTGACCATTCTGTTATCTGCATATATGTAAAGTTAGGGATAAGCTCTCAAGTGTACAGTTAGAAGTTCAGTCTGCGCCTGGGTGCTCAgacactcgtgtccaactctttgtgatcctgtggactgtagcccgtgaggatcctctggaatttttcaggaagaatactggagtgggttgctttttcctcctccaggtgaccttccagatccagggatcgaacccatgtctcctgcattggcaagtaaattctttaccactgaggcagctgggaagcccccctcccccgcccccaccaaaaTTCAGTACTTGATATTTAATATTCCACTCTAGCTTCACGGAGGCCAACCCAAGTGTACATGCATTCGTGCATTTGTGTGAACTTTGAGCCTTTTCTTCACCTTTCAGTTATGTAAAGCTATCGTAAATACCATCCGATGAGTCCCAGTTCAGTGCCTCACAGTTTTTTAATCATAAGAATTTAAAACAGACAGCAAGCAAGCCCTCAGGGAGACATTACAGCTAGTCTCATACAGctaatgtgaagtgaaagtcgctcagtcatgtctgactccttgtgaccccgtggactgcagcacgccaggcttccctgtccttcactatctcctggagtttgctcaaattcatgtccattgagtcacgtTTGGCAAGTTGTCTTTTAATGGGTTTGTAATGTCTTATGTTTTTAGCAGACTGTATCTGCAGCTGGTGCTTTTTATTAGGGAAAAAATTGTAAAtacaaaatattgtttaaaagacATAACCATAGAACACAACTTCTCActtgtggatttttttctgtgtgttccaAGTAAGATAACTTGAAGCAaccattgaaaaaataaaatgaagtacttCTCCCCCCCAGCTCCGATTCTTGTAGGTGCTTTTGGTGTTGTGGTAAATAGAAAAACACACTTTCATTCTCATGGCTATGAGGTAATATCTGTACTTAAATGAATTCTAAATGGTTGAAATGTTGAATGTATTTGGAAAACAATGCTGCAAATTATATAATTTGCTTCTCTGCTCAgtatgaaatttataaaattagcACCTAAGacatgattctttttatttcaaatagcAGGTAATATGGGAGACTCTAGCTACTAAGATGTAATAAGATTTATtgaagaagaaaagttaaaattttacataacctccttctccttctgtctctgtAACTCCGCTTgccccttgcaaagtctagatcacGTAGGTCACATAGTCTTAGAAAGTGGGGACACGCAATACTAGGAATTAGAGTTTATCTTACTCACCCTTGTCCTGATCTTTGCAGTCATCCAACCCCTGCAaccctgcttaatcatgcctgtccaggtcagacacccccctccccatgttGACCATTATTCCTGTGCGTGAAACCCCTAGTTTAGaccagcctattaacagctagtgttgcccactacagtctgtctataaaaactctgtaatccctttgcttggggctcagagcttggagtgttaactcctctgggtccGCCAGAGTAATAAACCTGATTCTCCAACTCTCccagtgtggtgcttggtttcttgaGTGCTGGTTTCGGCAGCATTTCAACATGAGCTAGAGAGTAAGTTTAAGTAACCAGTATTGAAAAACTTatcaatatatatttagaaagtaTCTTTAGTGCTAGAAATACAATGGTGAACATGTAATTCAGTGTGgggcaaaaatatttaaataaaagaaaaagtgctCTATTGTATGATTGGAAAATGGGAACAGACAATgctcccatcccatccttcatGCCCAGGTGATAAacctaaattaaaataatataaaagtgtAACATACTACCAGTATGATTGCAATGCCCACAGTCACCCCAACACTTATAATATCTACACTTAACAGAGCCTCCAACATACAAATACACTTAAGCTCAATGTGTGCAATCTGATTAGTTTTTGACATCCACTTTTAAATCCTGAATGCTTAAACTTTTAGACTCTCGTCCCTAACTTTTACTGCAAAACTCCTTTCCAATCAGgagtatttattaatttcttcagGCAAAGATTTCTCCAGTGCCCCTCATGAAgcactttctttttattattgtacAAAAAAAGGAGGACCTGCTAATTCTGGATTCTCTGAAAGAAATGCTTatcccagtctccagggtcagtGGAGATTTCCCTGCAAATCGGTTTTCTCCCTGAGGGTGAATAGATGTGTAGGACAGAGTAGTTTgtgaggaaggagaagaaggttGGAGGCTGACCTGGATCTGGTTAGGGATCAGGTCTGTCCATGTTATTTAAGCCCTGGGGGGCAGGAAATGGGAAACACAAGGTCATATTTTGTTGAGTCCAGCAAGCTCACAACACAGgtgaatatatttcatatattccaGACAAATGGCTATAAAGGAAAATTTCACTGTCAAGATGATAGTAGAAACCAACAAAAGTTTGCAGTTGACACCTGCTTTATAACACAGCAGTAAAAAGGAGGATCCATTCAGTAGAAAGAGCCTAAAGACAATGAAGGATTTTGCAGCAGTGGACAAGGGCTCCCTCAGAACAGGAGTCCTGAGCATCCCATCTGGGCTGTGACTCAGCCTCCTCACCTGTGGCCAGTGCAGATGAAGGGCCTGACAGGGAAAGTGCACACGCCATCATCGTACCTCCAAAGGAGGCAGCGCTTGGCAACATCCACAAAACTAATACTCCCACTGTCACAATCAAGGAACACCCCAACCCTGCCCAGAGGTCTCTCTATGTACAGAGGCGTGGTCGGGGCGGTGGTCCAGAGTTGGAAATGGTCATCCTGCTTCACACACAGAAGGAGAAAGTTGTCCCTGTTGGACTCGTCCACTATGCCGTCGTCCTTCCTTATCCAGAAATCCTTACAGACGCCTACAGCCCAGTCCCAAGAGCTGTCCACGAGCATCTACCAGTACTGTTTGCCAGAGGTGAAACTCTGGGCTCCCCATGCAGCGAAATACTTCGATGTTTCACCATCCAAAGATGCATGGAGGCTGGCATGTTCATAAGTCAGACGTCTTGCATCATCGAGCAGCCTGATGTGCTGACTGCTTACTTCATTATTGAATGAAaagttgactgtggagagatgagAGAAAATGCCAgtcaaaatgaatattaaaataaaatgatctaTGAGAGAAGAGGGTTTATCTAGAGTCTCACTGGGTGAAAAGTCTTAAGGTTATTAGAAATGTAGTTTTAACTGGAAAACATTGAATTCAAACGTTGCCAGGATATCTGCCAAGGAAATAGATTATTAGTTACCATGGAAAAAACTGCCTAAAAACTCAGAGATTGTAAACAATAGGGAGGTCATGTCTACTTCTGGCTGGGTACTCTTTATTACATCTAAAAGACTGGACAACAGGCATTGTTCATCTCCAAGACCATGACAGTATATCTTACCTCCACCTCCATTACTCctgctcaagggaaaaaaaaatacattgtagAATAGAGAATTGGTGATCATTCTTCCATTTCAGTTAAATTAGCAAATGGACATTGAGGAAACAAAACCTAAGGATGGTTTCTTATAAGTGATTTCCTTATAGGCTTTTTTCTGCTTTTGATCTGCGGTTCCAGCCTAAGGTCTAATCTTCCACTTCCTGACAAGTCACCCTTCAGGATGAGGTTTATCATGGAGCTCTGTGGGGCCCATCCACCAACCATTTGCTTCCCTGTGGTTTCCATAATTTTGAGGCTTATATGTTTTCCCAGATTATATCAATGGGAAAACATCATACATTCAATTGCTAAGAAACTTTCTCTATGTAACTGCACTTAAATTCTGAATCTGGAATATCCTGGATTAATAACCAGTTTTCAGTGAACAACTGACATGGTACATGATGATATTTCTAGGGACCCAGGAGCCATTTTTGGagtatgtctttttcattatacagATTATTCAAATTTACAAGTAATCAATGAGGCATGAATCCATCAGCCCCTGCACCAGCCTGTGTGTATCCTGTAGAGGATTTTCGTGACTCTGTGACCGCACACGTCTGTACCTGCCTATTTGCATGCTGTTCTGCACAAGCTGAGAGACGAAGAGGGAAAGACTGCAGAAAGCAACACTGAGGGACCCTGCAGGGAAGACGCACCGGTGGGGTGACACTCACCCCGGAAGTGGTGGAGCCAGCCCATCAGCCCGGCCATGGGTCGCGCAGGGAGTTCTGGGAGCAGACACTGAGGCACGTGCAGCTGTGCTGACTCACTCCTGCAAGAGGAAGATGCGGCTCATCCTTCTGCTGCCCAGGGCTGCTTAAACACAGCCTTTATGATAAGACAGCATCCTTCAGGTCAACATTCTTCATCTAAATCCTATGGGATAAGATCAGGCTCTTCttgggacattttttttttttttttctcatttttctcatggTCAGTTTAACCCCCTTTCCCCGGAGGTTCTTACTTTTCTCACCTAATGCCTGGAAATACTAGTCCTTGAGCTTCAACATGTTTATGATCTTGAAATTTTAAATCAGTAAAAACTGGCCTTTTGGAAAAGTCCGCATTGGGCATGGCAACACTTACCTCCCTCAGCCACAGGAGCAAAATATGTTATTAATTACTTCCATTCAAGTGTaacaggaaattatattcaacAAAACAGACACGgatatgtgtgtgttaagtttcatccaattctgtgtgaccctatggactgtagcctgccaggcttctctgtccatgggattctccaggcaagaatactggagtgggttgccatgccctcttccagggggtcttcccaactcagggatcgagcctgcatctcttatgtctcctgcattgacaggcgggttctttaccactagcaccacctgggaagccccatagatacatatacacacaagtaATGTAGTATTGTCTGACACGCTACATGCTCCCTTTGCTAAATGCAGCTTGATCTCTTACACAGCCTTCACAGTGCCATCATCAGCATCACAAGATCAGACTTACCATttcagtttgttttccaattcctgtcaaaaataaaataaggaaacatAAGACAAGACCTCTTCATAAATAGCCAACCAATATTTGTGTCGGGAAAACTTCAGAAAAGTTCTTATCACCACCATGAGGAAACAGTCGGGAAACCCATtgtcttttttctccccaaaggAAATTGGCACAGCTTGTTGAGAGAATCCAAATTCTCGATAAATTAAGAAATTCagagggagaagaagagagagaaagtacAAGGGTAGTGATTGGACAACCCTCAGCTCTCTGTAAATTGATGTTTCCTAGGGCTTGTCCTAAAAGCTTAATATGCCCCAAACTAAAGGTAACTCAAACCTGGGATATTCCAACAGGAGGTGAAAATTTATGAATGTATCTAAAATTTCTCACATTGCCCAATTGGAGATCAAAACAGTGAATGGCAGTACAAAAGTTGTTCCTTTCTGGTTTTTACAGAATCAATTTACAAAAGATTTTGAGAAGGGAATATCCCCTGAGGAGTCTCCATCATCACAATTCTGCAAAGCTTGCTCAATCATGATTTGCATGAGTTGCACTTTCTCTATAATATTTCCCACTAGGAGAGACTCCAACCTTAGGATGCAAGAGATGAAAGAATAGACCCCTGGTACCACCTAATGGGCATCGAAGGTGTGAGCTTCAGATAATACATTTTCAGTCCTCGGTCCTTACCTGGAGCAGCTCCACATTTGGTTTATAGGACATTTTCTTGAATTCTGTGTATATTATTTTGAGATCTGTCTTCTTTCCACTCAGTTCCTTTTGTCTCTTTCTGATTTGCTTATAAATCTTTTGGCCTTCTTTTGTAATAAACCCTTTGTAGTAATTTTCTCCCTCCTGAAGAATTGGAGTTAACATCTGATAAGTTTTCCTAATCATGTCTCCATGTCCATTCACGTAAAACTGTTGGGATAGGGGTTTCAACAGCATTTAGTTTGCTCTGACTCATTCTGTCTCCCAAGAAGCTACATCCATCTTAAAGTcgtatctttcctcttctcagaaATCTTCTTTCCTTCACTTATTTTCCATGATTTTTGACTAGGTCAAGAGTCAAACCCACCCTTTTCTCAAATAACTTCCACCCATTTCACACAGTTGTTTCTGAAACATCTGAAGAAAATCTTTTCAGGGGTCATTTCTTTCATATGCCTCCTAACAAATCTGAAAGACCTGTGCAAGCAATTGAAATTTATGGGTAATTCATGCAtcatgtgcagtatcctgatTTCAATGTTAAGAAGTAAACTGATGTCTCATCTCAAACCTCCCAAACTCCCTAGCCTGACTTCTCTCTGAGCAGCTATGTTCCATTTTACCCTTGGGGTTGGTATCCTAAGGAAAGAACTTCAGATTTTCATCTACTGCCCTCAAACAGATGCTCATCCTCCCAGTCCTTTCTTTCTGCCCTCCTTTTCTCTACAAATAGGTTCTGTAAGGTCACAGGCTCCTACCACATTGTTGAGGAGGTCATTCATCCTCATTTCATTGCATATTCCTTCCCAGTATTGATGAATTCGCTCTCTCACtctttatctgtttctctttATTCCTTTCCCTCCTGAGGTTTTTCTTTAACATGTCACATTTTCTGCTTCCTCGCTAGATAGTGAGCTGTCACTCTTCACCATGATAGTCACACCCCTTACATTGCAGTTCAATTTCCTTTGTATCCACCCGAGCTCATGTACTAATCAGATTGAAAATACCTGTGTTTCTCCATaatatttcctttactttctagAATGCATGACTTACACAGAAATCTGTGCCTGAAATAACCCAGGAATTTTTAAATGCCCCCTTGATCTTCAGAATGAGAACTGATCTTAAACCTGAGAAGCTTCCCTGAGATCCTGAGTCCCTGGTGTGGAGTCATCCACGTCCCATCCTGTGTCTCCATCTTAGCACTTGTGCCACAAGCTTCTATTGGATCTTTTGCTATAGTTCCTGATCCATTAGATTCCAAAAAGCCCAAGAGACTTGGGAATGTAGGTTGAAATGgtacatggaatattattctaaATAGTGTTCCACCCATTCTCTGAATTTTTTAGCACATGATTATTTCACCTCAATCTATTAAGGGACAAATTTCTAGCATGTATGCCTCGAactttttcaaagagaaatgcaTTCTCCTATTTACCATCCAAGCATCAGCTTGTTCATCATATTTTTTGAGGTTTCTTTCAACATCTTGTATCTTTTCCCATAAAGATCTCATTTGGTTTGCCAACTTCTcctgtaaaagaattaaattttagtGCCAGAAAAGAAAGAGGTTTCAGACTTCGAATGAGGGAGTGTACTAGGGAATGTCAGATACAGAAACTGAAGGAAGACTAGCAAGGCCATGACAGATCACCACATTTCCCTGTTCTTCCTCACTAATGTTCAATTTCAGGAGATTCTGCACCACAGAACCACACCCAGGGAATCATCCATTTAGGGAAAGGAA includes the following:
- the LOC136168733 gene encoding LOW QUALITY PROTEIN: tripartite motif-containing protein 43-like (The sequence of the model RefSeq protein was modified relative to this genomic sequence to represent the inferred CDS: substituted 1 base at 1 genomic stop codon) translates to MSSTSENSGLTPSSNSSTMEIQIFHLCQSKLQSLLFPVQFHRKVDSEIPEAFQRELTCLVCLNFLLDPVTIRCGHSFCRSCLCLFWEQAEAPASCLVCRPQSEQTNLKTNFLLKNLVSAVRKANLRQFLKREEHLCGTHKQTKAIFCEADRSLLCLVCSQGQEHKTHRHCPAEEAAEESWEKLANQMRSLWEKIQDVERNLKKYDEQADAWMFYVNGHGDMIRKTYQMLTPILQEGENYYKGFITKEGQKIYKQIRKRQKELSGKKTDLKIIYTEFKKMSYKPNVELLQELENKLKWSESAQLHVPQCLLPELPARPMAGLMGWLHHFRGECHPTVNFSFNNEVSSQHIRLLDDARRLTYEHASLHASLDGETSKYFAAWGAQSFTSGKQYWXMLVDSSWDWAVGVCKDFWIRKDDGIVDESNRDNFLLLCVKQDDHFQLWTTAPTTPLYIERPLGRVGVFLDCDSGSISFVDVAKRCLLWRYDDGVCTFPVRPFICTGHR